A region of Dioscorea cayenensis subsp. rotundata cultivar TDr96_F1 chromosome 5, TDr96_F1_v2_PseudoChromosome.rev07_lg8_w22 25.fasta, whole genome shotgun sequence DNA encodes the following proteins:
- the LOC120260286 gene encoding subtilisin-like protease SBT5.3: MSAVEISAVGAAVVGGPVVDRGRGLLQSIGVGRASRRRGICVLAWWGVEVGSQRPSLSDKCTLIVALSPVVGRRWRQIQILKDKEKAKASIFYYYTYSINGFAANLDEETAKQLSKHPKVVSVIPNTFSQLHTTHSWEFLGLNSTPGGSTSSLWEQANYGEDVIIANLDTGVWPESASFNDDGLGPIPSKWKGICQNDKDKDFKCNRKLIGARYYNKGGMSNETYYDSPRDSEGHGTHTLSTAGGSFVPNASLFGYGAGVAKGGAPRARVAAYKVCWDRGCSNADVVAAFDDAIHDGVDVISISLGGMPMPYLNDAIAVGSFHAIKNGIFVVCSAGNAGPVPFSVGNVAPWIFTVAASSMDRDFTATLSFNNITLQGKSLSEKALPGKNEYPIILAGDGRLNSSISLGYYCYPNTLDPKKVQGKIVVCLGGGEVYRAQMGKAVLDAGGAGMVIYYDPSASTRVPEIFPVPHVLPATEISVNDSYQLLNYLHNTKTPTGYISLPQTTLNLKPAPVMASFSSQGPNPLTLQILKPDITAPGESILASFTNATSPTLFGFDTRRVSFNVLSGTSMSCPHIAGVVALLKSANPTWSPAMIKSAIMTTAEVHDNNGTLIKNYTMKTATPFSYGAGQVSPNRAMDPGLVYDITTNGYLNFLCNFYGPDDLKSFNDAPYACPSPVVKIEDLNYPVIMTFLDMFNNTMTATRTLTNVGTPGQYKVSVQEPSGVSVTITPPTLNFSKVGEQQQYHATLKLVNTSSYFEFGNIAWSDGKHNVIIPVVVGHPIQPLNIWLKRNNRFFNQIQSPISSTLYKTTNLLLSWISADAETHQQEPLDAVQRIKRSLNFLSSRSTDPSGDSVHTSGQE, encoded by the exons ATCTTGAAAGa CAAAGAGAAAGCCAAAGCTTCAATCTTCTATTACTACACATACTCTATCAATGGCTTTGCAGCAAATTTGGATGAAGAGACAGCAAAACAACTCtcaa AGCATCCCAAAGTTGTATCCGTGATTCCAAACACATTTAGCCAGCTTCACACAACACATTCATGGGAATTCCTCGGTCTCAATTCCACCCCCGGCGGCTCTACATCTTCGTTATGGGAACAGGCAAATTATGGAGAAGATGTTATCATTGCAAACTTAGACACcg GTGTATGGCCGGAATCTGCAAGCTTCAACGATGATGGCTTAGGTCCCATTCCATCAAAATGGAAGGGAATTTGTCAGAATGACAAAGACAAGGATTTCAAATGCAACAG GAAGCTGATCGGCGCAAGATACTATAATAAAGGTGGCATGAGCAATGAGACATACTACGACAGTCCCCGTGACAGCGAAGGGCATGGCACACACACTTTATCGACGGCCGGAGGAAGTTTTGTGCCTAATGCTAGTCTCTTTGGCTACGGTGCAGGCGTGGCAAAAGGCGGGGCACCTCGGGCCCGTGTCGCCGCCTACAAGGTGTGCTGGGATCGAGGGTGTTCCAATGCCGATGTGGTGGCTGCATTTGATGATGCGATACATGATGGTGTTGATGTAATATCAATATCACTTGGGGGCATGCCGATGCCATATCTCAATGATGCTATCGCCGTCGGCTCCTTCCACGCAATAAAGAACGGCATCTTTGTTGTATGCTCAGCTGGAAATGCAGGCCCTGTGCCATTTTCTGTTGGCAATGTTGCCCCCTGGATCTTCACCGTTGCTGCTAGCTCAATGGATAGAGATTTTACTGCCACTTTGTCTTTCAACAATATCACCCTTCag GGTAAGAGCTTGTCTGAGAAGGCCCTTCCGGGGAAGAATGAGTATCCCATAATTCTTGCAGGAGATGGGCGTCTAAATTCATCAATATCACTTGG GTATTATTGTTATCCAAATACTTTGGACCCCAAGAAGGTGCAAGGTAAGATAGTAGTATGTTTGGGTGGAGGAGAAGTGTACAGAGCCCAAATGGGTAAGGCTGTGCTTGATGCTGGCGGCGCTGGAATGGTAATCTATTATGACCCTTCCGCGTCCACTCGAGTGCCTGAAATATTCCCTGTTCCTCATGTCCTCCCTGCCACCGAAATATCCGTCAATGATtcttatcaattgttaaactaTCTCCATAACACCAA GACACCTACAGGTTATATTTCTCTTCCTCAAACAACGCTGAACCTGAAACCGGCACCTGTAATGGCCTCATTCTCTTCTCAAGGACCGAATCCCCTAACTCTTCAGATCCTCAAG CCTGATATCACAGCACCAGGAGAGAGCATTCTTGCTTCCTTCACCAATGCCACTAGTCCAACATTGTTCGGCTTCGATACTCGCCGAGTCTCCTTCAATGTACTGTCCGGCACCTCCATGTCTTGCCCACACATTGCCGGTGTTGTTGCACTCCTCAAATCTGCCAATCCCACTTGGTCTCCTGCCATGATCAAATCAGCAATCATGACtactg CTGAAGTTCATGATAACAATGGAACCTTAATCAAGAACTACACAATGAAAACTGCCACACCATTTTCTTACGGTGCCGGACAAGTTTCACCAAACCGTGCCATGGATCCTGGTCTTGTGTATGATATCACAACCAATGGCTACTTGAACTTCTTGTGCAATTTCTATGGCCCTGATGATCTCAAATCCTTCAATGACGCTCCATACGCATGCCCATCTCCAGTTGTAAAGATTGAGGACTTGAATTACCCAGTCATCATGACGTTTCTTGATATGTTCAATAATACAATGACTGCAACTCGAACACTGACCAATGTCGGAACGCCCGGTCAGTACAAAGTCTCCGTTCAAGAACCATCAGGGGTTTCAGTGACAATAACTCCGCCAACTCTTAACTTCTCTAAGGTTGGTGAACAGCAGCAGTATCATGCAACACTCAAGTTGGTGAATACGAGTAGCTACTTTGAATTTGGAAACATTGCATGGTCAGATGGTAAGCATAATGTGATCATTCCAGTAGTTGTGGGTCATCCGATTC AGCCACTGAATATCTGGCTGAAACGCAACAACcgtttttttaaccaaattcAGTCTCCCATTTCTTCTACTCTCTACAAAACAACTAATTTGCTTCTctcttggatttctgcagatgCAGAGACCCACCAGCAGGAACCCTTAGATGCTGTTCAGAGGATTAAACGATCCCTTAACTTCCTGAGCTCTAGATCAACTGATCCCTCTGGTGATTCGGTGCATACCTCTGGTCAGGAGTAA